The region AAATGGTCCATGCCACTTATGTCAagcacaaaatttgagtgtaCAATTACatgttaaataaatatatagacATTTAGTAGTATACATTTTTTGCTGATGTCCAGTGGGAAACTCATCCACAtacttttttaatattttattaatgtgATATTGAACTTTTCATAAACATGTTAAGTATAACAAAACATTAAGTGCACACAGAAAGCAAATCAAAGATCTATTTTTTTGTACCTTGAGATATATATCAATTGCACGGTATATACCATCATCCAATGTCCTGGCATAATCAGGAACTAGAGCAGCAAGTGATTGAAACTTTGGCAGCTTCAAGTTAACATCAGGTGCCACTTCTGCTAAATAACCATCCATCAATTCAGCCACTTTTGCCATTGGACTCAAACGTTGAGGACCTGCAACTAATCTCCTCTCTTCCTCTATATCATTAGAAGTTGAATCAACATCATCATGATCCACAATCATGAAATGATCAAGCATTCTCTGGACACAATCAATGTCATGAAGAGTCTCCATTGAGTAGCCAATGTTTGGAATCAAAAGATCTTCCAAATCAGCTTCATCTAATTGGGAACCAATCCTTTTCTCTAAGCTTGCACAGCAAGATGAGCTAGCATACAAAGCCATTGCTGTTCTCAAACTCCTGAGTAAAAACTTGGTTGGTGTTAGCCCCTTTTCATTTGGAAGCAACTCCACCATTTCTTCAATGAGATTCCTCTGATCAGCTTCAGAAAGAGATGACTTAGAAGAATTAGCAGAGGAAGATGAGTTTCCATTGTTCAAGGAGGGGATATGCTTCTTTGCATAGTAAACAAGGGAACCAGCAATTCTTCTAGGCTTCATGTGTCTTGCAATAGCACCAAGCATGAATCTCTTATACAATGGCAAGCTAAGAGAACACACATCCTCAAACCACCAATCTTCACCTGTTGTTTCCTTTGATGTTAGGCTTATTCCATTCCACAGATCTCCATGATCCTCTGGACTCTGAACAATGCTTGTTGGACCTGAAGAGATTGGCAAAATAACAAGACTTGGATCTGCAGCTTTCAGCACCAGAGAGTGGATGCTTCTAGAAGTGATGTGAAGCTCTTCAGCAAAAGGTAAGACCTCTTCACATGTTTTAAGAGCCTTGAGTGTGTCAGTCCAGTATCCATATATGTGGTTAAGGAAATTTTCAGTTTGTATGATCAGGTTCCCTTCACCATAGTCCTCACTCATTTGAAGGTAATCAGATGCACATCTTAGGATAACTACATTGGATGGAGTTAACTCCATTTTGACACCATAACAGAACTTAGCCACAAGCAAAAAGGCCTTTGCTCCACCTGGTAGGTCATGAAGCTCCAAAACAGATTTTTCATTCTCACTTGATAGATCTTTCATGTAACCTTCTAGTACTTTGCTTCTTGATATCAGTGGAAACTGGTGACACAGCAAGAAAATGGTTAAGAACATGCATTATGGCAAGTAATAACAAGAAGTAAATATGTTAAGGACATGTCGTGAGGATTgaattaagtgcatgtttggatacatagtGAAAACCCCGGTGAAGACAGAATTGTGGTGGACAATCACAGAAGCTAAGGGAAGTTGTTTCTGTCCACCGTGATTTTGGCTTCCCTGTATATCTAAACATGCACTAAATCTAAAAATCACAAGAGGCTTGTACCATCAAGGGGACTGAAAAATGATAAGAAAAGCTTCTCCAAATTATCTTTAGGACCTGCTATTGAATATTGTTTATGCACTAAATCTAAAAATTACAAGAAGCTTGTACCATCAAGGGGACTAAAAAATGATAAGAAAAGCTTCTCAAAATTATCTTTAGGACATGTTATTGAATATTGTTTCATctattttcacaaaactttgaaaaataaaatagtagtATAAATTGTCACTAGAACAAAATCAACAaggttaaataaaaagaaaaaggagaagCTATAACTCTTCAATGCATTGAAACATCTATACTTTCACTCTTCCATTATTTGAATTGACACACCATTTATGATTTGTTGTTTCTCAATCTCCTTGTTAGCATCCCAAATCTCATAGAAAGCACAATGTTCTCCACTTGTTATCCATTAAATTTAACCAGGATATCTAGAGATATTATTATTAGACAGCAATAGTATAAATCATGAAAAACTCTTGGCAAAGGAAAACACACCTTGTGCAGATGGAAGGATGTATCACCAATTTCAATAATAACATCACTTGGAAGTCCACTTTGGCAGAGCCTAGAGATGAGGAAGTGacagtcaacaaggttaaaggtacACCATAACTAGATTTTACTTATGAAATATGATAAAGTATGCATAGAATAGATAAATACTGTTGATACAACATGTTTAGCAAATCAACTAGCTCCATCTATTGCAACAGACCAAGAATTAGTAGAATGTAATTGAACTTTTATGATTCTGAGATTTTTAACCCAATTAAACAACATATAGAATAAAGCATTTTTTCCATCCTAGCCATCTTGCAAT is a window of Lotus japonicus ecotype B-129 chromosome 5, LjGifu_v1.2 DNA encoding:
- the LOC130718946 gene encoding BTB/POZ domain-containing protein At5g03250-like, with protein sequence MASMKLGSKSEMFYLYGESWLCQSGLPSDVIIEIGDTSFHLHKFPLISRSKVLEGYMKDLSSENEKSVLELHDLPGGAKAFLLVAKFCYGVKMELTPSNVVILRCASDYLQMSEDYGEGNLIIQTENFLNHIYGYWTDTLKALKTCEEVLPFAEELHITSRSIHSLVLKAADPSLVILPISSGPTSIVQSPEDHGDLWNGISLTSKETTGEDWWFEDVCSLSLPLYKRFMLGAIARHMKPRRIAGSLVYYAKKHIPSLNNGNSSSSANSSKSSLSEADQRNLIEEMVELLPNEKGLTPTKFLLRSLRTAMALYASSSCCASLEKRIGSQLDEADLEDLLIPNIGYSMETLHDIDCVQRMLDHFMIVDHDDVDSTSNDIEEERRLVAGPQRLSPMAKVAELMDGYLAEVAPDVNLKLPKFQSLAALVPDYARTLDDGIYRAIDIYLKTHPWMTDSEKEQICRLMNCQKLSLEASTHAAQNERLPLRVVVQVLFFEQLKLRTSVAGWFFTSENLENTQNLSGNLALLRNIDGNTPPNPVLAFDNMKDRVSELEKECLTMKHELEKMMKSNKGSWNMILRKLSCRLIPKPSNGKVSKPCRKSKISPAQVEENALADLAVK